CTGGACCACCGGCAACGCCGAGCAGCAGCGCCGGCTCGCCGAGGTCCTGCTCGCGGGCCGCAAGGCCGCGGTGGCGTACCACGAGCTGGCGCACGGCAACGACTTCGTCCGCAACGAGTTCGCGGCCATCCCGGACGGCGCCGGCGGGTTCCGGCTGAACGGCAGCAAGCAGGTGATCAACAACGCCGGCCGGGCGGACGTGCTCACGCTCTTCAGCCGCACCTCCGACGCGCCGGGCAGCCGCAGCCACTCGGTGCTGATGGTGGAGCGCGAGCTCCTCGACCAGGCCCGGGTGGAGGTGCTGCCCCGCTACAGCAGCGTCGGCGTCCGCGGCTGCCAGCTGGCCGGACTCTCCTTCACCGACTGCCCGGTGCCCGGCTCGGCGCTGGTCGGCGAGCTCGGCCAGGGCGTCGAACTCGCCCTGCGGTCCTTCCAGATGACCCGCAGCGCCGTCCCCGGGATGGCGATGGGGGCGGCCGACACCGCCCTGCGCACGGTGGTGCGCTTCGCCCTCGGCCGGCAGCTCTACAAGCGCTCGGTGATGGACATCCCGCACGCCCGGGAGACCCTGTCGGCGGCCTTCCTGGACCTGCTGATCTCCGACAGCCTCTCGCTGACCGCGACCCGCGCCGTGCACCTGCTGCCCGAGGAGACCAGCGTCTACGCCTCCGCGGTGAAGTACCTGGTGCCCCGGATGCTCAACGACGCCATGCACGACCTGTCGATCGTGCTGGGCGCCCGGTTCTACGTCCGCGAGGGCGAGTTCGGCGTCTTCCAGAAGCACGTCCGGGACCTCCCGGTGCTGAGCCTGGGCCACGCCGGGTCGGCCGCCTGCCAGGCGACGATCATCCCGCAGCTGCCCCGACTGGCCCGGCGGGCCTGG
The sequence above is a segment of the Kitasatospora sp. NBC_00240 genome. Coding sequences within it:
- a CDS encoding acyl-CoA dehydrogenase gives rise to the protein MLSETVDPARPATAAGGQEQEARARVAELEARFGDPYDQANPMGQHQLLAADEAGEISAAGEAVLDGLNLNADFVPRALGGRLDRLDTLVRVMRQVFRRDVTLGLGYGATTFMAAVNVWTTGNAEQQRRLAEVLLAGRKAAVAYHELAHGNDFVRNEFAAIPDGAGGFRLNGSKQVINNAGRADVLTLFSRTSDAPGSRSHSVLMVERELLDQARVEVLPRYSSVGVRGCQLAGLSFTDCPVPGSALVGELGQGVELALRSFQMTRSAVPGMAMGAADTALRTVVRFALGRQLYKRSVMDIPHARETLSAAFLDLLISDSLSLTATRAVHLLPEETSVYASAVKYLVPRMLNDAMHDLSIVLGARFYVREGEFGVFQKHVRDLPVLSLGHAGSAACQATIIPQLPRLARRAWFSGEPAPDTLFRPGDDLPELPFGRLTLASGRDGLSASLIAAVDQLPSGNPVELSVHGAALRFMDELRQLQEDALALSPQDRTALASPASFALADRYAVLLAAASVIGVWRQARSGEDPFLADPSWAAAALYRLGRRLGMRQPDLPDGCEERVREEVLRRFHDRRSYDLYDSPLAG